In Vagococcus luciliae, one genomic interval encodes:
- the ytpR gene encoding YtpR family tRNA-binding protein has translation MIVSYNLEAVGDTLIIVVAKGNSKEVSVVKKDNVACIIENETDQILGWNIFNASHHITNLNGNGQIELSSSQITELNLTLKEAGFSHEFEVDNSPKFVVGYVHTCTPHEDSDHLTVNDIEVDNGEHLQIVCGAPNIKAGLKVVVAKVGAMMPDGLIIWPGELRGVKSFGMVCSAKELHLPNAPKEKGILELDDSYEVGSRFNLPQ, from the coding sequence ATGATTGTTAGTTATAATTTAGAAGCAGTTGGAGACACGCTGATTATTGTTGTAGCAAAAGGAAATAGTAAAGAAGTATCTGTTGTTAAAAAAGATAATGTAGCTTGTATTATAGAAAATGAAACAGATCAAATTTTAGGTTGGAATATTTTTAATGCATCACATCATATTACAAATTTAAATGGAAATGGCCAAATCGAGTTATCATCATCACAAATTACTGAGCTTAACTTGACATTAAAAGAGGCAGGATTTTCTCATGAGTTTGAAGTAGATAATTCGCCAAAATTTGTTGTAGGATATGTTCATACATGTACACCACATGAGGATTCTGACCACTTAACGGTAAACGACATTGAGGTTGATAATGGTGAGCATCTACAAATTGTATGTGGTGCACCAAACATCAAAGCTGGTTTAAAGGTAGTCGTTGCAAAAGTAGGTGCTATGATGCCTGATGGCTTAATTATTTGGCCTGGAGAATTACGTGGTGTGAAAAGTTTTGGTATGGTTTGTTCTGCAAAAGAATTACACTTACCAAACGCACCAAAAGAAAAAGGAATTTTAGAGCTAGATGATAGCTATGAAGTGGGAAGTCGCTTCAATTTACCTCAATAA
- a CDS encoding YhgE/Pip domain-containing protein, whose amino-acid sequence MLNRIKNVWDLFVLDWKRIFHNKLTFVLMIALMIIPSLYAWFNIAALWDPYSNTGGIKIGIYSDDQTVDLKGKKINIGDEIVKNLKDNKSIGWQFVSSKKELDDKVKTGKYYAGLYMPKDFTENLLSFTKGEIDYPEIEYQVNQKINAIAPKISDKGAGTIQDTISTEFIETASKTLLEVFNEIGFNLDANLPSIKKITSKIIKVDENLDEIDGYTKEVLELQTKMPEFKQKLALANEFVDYIPELNKTTDKVVALNGKLPEIAQYGQIVYDVQGNIPKIKNAGTQLNKADNDMDKVVQMMNEAINEATKGLEVIATAQKVLPDVKDLINTADGMIPDLQKQLEKIAKVLPTVTEGLTQGIEVLDTLSKVSAKLAADIAALDTETHTAQIHAQLEKLNNQLTTQLQLIQSLKETLNQLASLPNAPDFSNALSQLDTLENHVSHAQSNVQSILDNWEDYASAPDRLQQRLTEISNTLNQLVVSINPSEIESQVNQTLSNVESMLNSAKHITGTVINDGTMETLDSLLKNTTTIINEAIDFLKDYQKEMPAIQDEIHTANIMLNGNMDLIINGINQGADFFKNDFPVVQSKMNKATLFIKNDLPGIENDVKETMSKVNEKAPKLETALNAAEVMIKEDWPNVKEGVQKAANAIRKGEKDIDLEEAVKYLKGDANAESKFISSPVKLKTKDVYPVPNYGSASTPFYTALCLWVGAVLFSSIASTKFHLDEEQVGRFSKRQQFLARMATFLVVGFFQALIVTIGNQLLLGTYTKNPVWNVIFALIIDLAFMMMVYVLVALFDNLGKGIAIIILVLSISAGGGNFPIEMSGPFFRAINPYIPFTYAVNLLRESVGGIYWPSALKAITILISITIGFFIVGYILYPKAERIFKKVGDNLKEGHILH is encoded by the coding sequence ATGTTAAATAGAATAAAAAATGTATGGGATTTATTTGTACTAGATTGGAAAAGGATTTTTCATAACAAGCTCACGTTTGTATTGATGATAGCATTGATGATTATCCCATCGTTATATGCATGGTTTAACATTGCAGCGTTATGGGATCCTTATTCAAATACTGGTGGTATCAAGATTGGAATTTATTCCGATGATCAAACAGTTGATTTAAAAGGAAAAAAAATCAATATTGGTGATGAGATCGTTAAAAATTTAAAAGATAATAAATCAATTGGTTGGCAATTTGTTTCATCAAAGAAAGAATTAGATGATAAGGTTAAGACCGGAAAATATTATGCAGGGTTATATATGCCAAAAGATTTTACTGAGAATCTTTTAAGTTTTACTAAAGGAGAAATTGATTATCCAGAAATTGAATATCAAGTGAATCAGAAAATCAATGCCATTGCTCCCAAAATATCTGATAAGGGTGCTGGAACTATTCAAGATACGATTTCAACAGAATTTATCGAAACAGCTAGTAAAACATTATTAGAAGTATTTAATGAGATTGGATTTAACCTTGATGCCAATTTACCTTCTATTAAAAAAATTACGTCAAAAATTATCAAAGTAGATGAAAATCTTGATGAGATAGATGGTTATACAAAAGAAGTTCTTGAATTACAAACTAAAATGCCAGAATTTAAACAGAAACTAGCATTAGCTAATGAATTTGTTGATTATATTCCTGAATTAAATAAAACGACTGACAAAGTTGTGGCATTAAATGGAAAATTACCTGAGATAGCCCAATATGGTCAAATCGTTTATGATGTTCAGGGAAACATCCCTAAAATTAAGAATGCTGGAACGCAGTTAAATAAAGCAGATAATGATATGGATAAAGTCGTTCAAATGATGAATGAAGCAATCAATGAGGCTACTAAGGGATTAGAAGTGATTGCCACAGCACAAAAGGTGTTGCCAGATGTGAAAGATTTGATTAATACAGCAGATGGAATGATTCCAGATTTACAAAAGCAATTAGAAAAAATTGCAAAAGTATTGCCAACAGTGACAGAAGGATTGACACAGGGGATAGAAGTATTAGATACTTTGTCAAAAGTTTCGGCAAAATTAGCTGCAGATATTGCAGCACTTGATACGGAGACTCACACGGCACAAATTCATGCCCAACTTGAAAAATTAAACAATCAGTTAACAACACAATTACAGCTGATCCAATCATTAAAAGAAACACTCAATCAGTTAGCGAGCTTGCCAAATGCTCCTGATTTTTCAAATGCTTTATCTCAATTAGATACATTGGAAAATCACGTAAGTCATGCTCAAAGTAATGTTCAGTCTATATTAGATAACTGGGAAGATTATGCTTCAGCCCCTGATAGATTACAACAAAGGCTAACAGAAATAAGTAATACTTTAAATCAATTAGTTGTTTCTATTAATCCCTCAGAAATTGAGTCTCAAGTTAATCAAACATTATCTAATGTTGAAAGTATGCTTAATTCAGCAAAACATATTACTGGAACAGTGATTAATGATGGGACTATGGAAACATTGGATAGTTTATTGAAAAATACAACAACTATTATTAACGAAGCAATTGATTTCTTAAAAGATTATCAAAAGGAAATGCCTGCTATTCAAGATGAGATTCATACAGCTAACATTATGCTAAATGGCAATATGGATTTAATTATTAATGGTATTAATCAAGGTGCTGATTTTTTTAAAAATGATTTTCCTGTTGTTCAAAGTAAAATGAATAAGGCAACATTATTTATTAAAAATGATTTACCTGGAATTGAAAATGATGTAAAAGAGACCATGTCCAAAGTTAATGAAAAGGCTCCTAAATTGGAAACAGCCTTAAATGCAGCAGAAGTTATGATTAAAGAAGACTGGCCGAATGTTAAAGAAGGTGTTCAAAAGGCAGCAAATGCCATTAGAAAAGGCGAGAAAGACATTGATTTAGAGGAGGCAGTGAAGTATCTTAAGGGTGATGCTAATGCTGAAAGTAAATTTATTTCTAGTCCAGTCAAGCTTAAAACGAAAGATGTGTATCCTGTTCCAAACTATGGATCAGCAAGTACACCTTTTTATACAGCACTTTGTTTGTGGGTTGGGGCAGTCTTATTCTCAAGTATTGCATCAACTAAATTCCATTTAGATGAGGAACAAGTAGGACGTTTCTCAAAACGTCAACAGTTTTTAGCCCGTATGGCAACATTCTTAGTAGTAGGTTTCTTCCAAGCGTTAATTGTAACAATTGGAAATCAATTACTTCTTGGAACTTATACAAAAAATCCAGTATGGAATGTTATATTTGCCTTAATTATTGATTTAGCCTTTATGATGATGGTATATGTACTAGTAGCTTTGTTTGATAATCTTGGTAAAGGAATTGCCATTATTATCTTGGTTCTATCTATTTCCGCTGGTGGAGGTAACTTCCCAATTGAAATGTCAGGACCGTTCTTTAGAGCAATTAATCCATATATTCCTTTTACCTATGCTGTGAACTTATTAAGAGAATCAGTAGGTGGTATTTATTGGCCGTCAGCACTTAAAGCTATCACTATTTTAATCAGTATAACAATAGGATTCTTCATTGTTGGATATATTTTATATCCGAAAGCAGAAAGAATCTTTAAAAAAGTAGGAGATAATTTAAAAGAAGGACATATTCTACATTAA
- a CDS encoding PepSY domain-containing protein: protein MFHKKQKTKEVYHHGLTTGLGIGLAVGAVAGALVTKWYKDNKVLSADDILEQVKSDFLQDGPIEGSWIHFKKEPLDKFAIKTDVYTGGISRIEEGQLVQYEFTADAHTGSIIDIHKIED, encoded by the coding sequence ATGTTTCATAAAAAACAAAAAACAAAAGAAGTTTATCATCATGGCTTAACGACTGGTTTAGGTATTGGTTTAGCAGTGGGTGCCGTTGCTGGTGCTTTAGTCACAAAATGGTACAAAGATAACAAAGTTCTTTCAGCAGATGATATTTTAGAGCAAGTAAAATCTGACTTTCTACAAGATGGTCCAATCGAAGGCTCTTGGATTCACTTTAAAAAGGAACCTTTAGACAAATTTGCTATTAAAACAGATGTCTATACAGGTGGTATTTCTCGTATTGAAGAAGGACAACTTGTTCAATATGAATTTACAGCGGATGCTCACACTGGTTCAATTATTGATATCCATAAAATTGAAGATTAA
- a CDS encoding GNAT family N-acetyltransferase — MITKLEVLTENQLTDIMSIWLDTNKKAHSFIANSYWEDNIEFVEKGLPKVDIYVATDENGKIIGFLGILEGYIEGLFVSSDYQRQGIGNKLIERAKVDFEELSLTVYEKNKQAINFYTKKGFKISETQINEDTKEIELVMVYKN, encoded by the coding sequence GTGATTACTAAATTAGAGGTTTTAACGGAAAATCAATTAACAGACATTATGTCAATTTGGCTTGATACTAATAAAAAAGCTCATTCTTTTATAGCCAATTCGTATTGGGAAGACAATATAGAGTTTGTAGAAAAAGGGCTACCTAAAGTAGATATATATGTAGCAACAGATGAAAACGGAAAAATTATTGGCTTTTTAGGTATTTTAGAAGGCTATATAGAGGGATTATTTGTATCGTCTGATTATCAAAGACAAGGTATCGGAAATAAACTAATAGAACGAGCAAAAGTAGATTTTGAAGAATTATCCTTAACTGTTTATGAAAAAAATAAACAGGCAATCAATTTTTATACTAAAAAAGGATTTAAAATTAGTGAAACTCAAATTAATGAGGACACAAAAGAAATTGAATTAGTTATGGTATACAAAAACTGA
- a CDS encoding universal stress protein: MLESQEYRSILVGTDGSEQAQQAFEKAVAVAKRNNADIVVAHIIENKLYGGTMAFSTFSPDIVQEETNQAKELLESYIQIAKDLGYDRVKVTLEFGSPKVMMATELPEKYDTDLIMVGQSGLNAVERLVMGSVSDHIIRTAPCDVLVVRPE; the protein is encoded by the coding sequence ATGTTAGAATCACAAGAATATCGTTCAATATTAGTTGGAACAGATGGTAGTGAACAAGCCCAACAAGCATTTGAAAAAGCTGTCGCTGTGGCAAAACGTAATAATGCAGACATCGTTGTAGCACATATCATCGAAAATAAATTATACGGTGGGACTATGGCGTTTTCTACTTTTTCTCCAGATATTGTTCAAGAAGAAACCAATCAAGCAAAAGAATTGCTTGAGAGCTATATCCAGATAGCAAAAGATTTAGGTTATGACCGAGTAAAAGTAACATTAGAGTTTGGTTCCCCTAAAGTTATGATGGCAACAGAACTGCCAGAAAAATATGATACAGATTTAATTATGGTTGGACAATCAGGATTAAATGCGGTAGAACGATTAGTTATGGGAAGTGTGAGTGATCATATTATACGAACAGCACCATGTGATGTCTTAGTTGTTCGACCTGAGTAA
- a CDS encoding thioredoxin family protein, with protein sequence MLIPTTYEELAKPLEKGKTMLFFTADWCGDCVFIKPDIPEIEASFPEYTFVQVDRDVFIDICQKWGILGIPSFVAIEDGKELGRFVSKNRKTKEEIMTFISEL encoded by the coding sequence ATGTTAATCCCAACAACGTATGAAGAATTAGCAAAACCACTTGAAAAAGGAAAAACGATGCTGTTTTTTACAGCTGATTGGTGTGGTGATTGTGTCTTTATTAAACCCGATATACCGGAAATTGAAGCGAGTTTTCCTGAATACACGTTTGTACAAGTGGATAGAGATGTGTTTATCGATATTTGCCAGAAATGGGGAATATTAGGTATTCCAAGTTTTGTAGCAATAGAAGATGGAAAAGAATTGGGACGATTTGTCAGTAAAAACAGAAAAACAAAAGAAGAGATTATGACGTTTATTAGTGAACTATAA
- a CDS encoding amidase family protein — protein MSIKNRIKLLLATALLSVGIHTHAVDVPVTTTSSSTIVTNTPQHTNLTTDEYISMSATDLAKLVREKKVTIEELIDLAFQVNAIENPRTNALITTRKELALKEASEMIDNGQPFFGVPIVMKGLGHSIVGGSNSNGLDFNKHITTKFNGRIAKSLQDLGFVIIGQSNYPQLGLKNVTDSTLYGPTGSPWNPNFQAGGSSGGSGAAVASGVVPVASGSDAGGSIRIPASWNGLVGLKPSRGIILGNAKTGQVVNFPLAKNMEDTTALFENLLTSDINPTPANLTGIKVGYTTTSPVGTPVSDDAKQAVMNAVNFLNSKGFVTEEITVPVDGVKLMHGYYEIATASGSLANFLAKQTLKRSLHIDDVDPVTWALYQASEFVHKEDLETVNAYNDEVKETMEALYKDYPLILTPTTASTAPGLAESLLTPEYAEQIKHIDELKTKDERMKVVYDQWLNSLAYTPFTQLANLTGQPAISLPTYVSKDNLPLGIQFNAATNQDRLLLEIGKLFEENNQFKQLHTKKEVVVPETSDTMMSSTESTTETDSSSSLSSEMETSQTNDTMSQSENESTQETTSVTDTIPSESSTDSTTQTISDESKNSTTSTSETTDATISSTQQESSSTSSSSTLITEDDNILVTPTPETTDSKEISSSKQSSQSASSETSETSSQTDTKSQKTVSKNKKVNNDNQELNSLSRLPKTGEVIQKYLPFIGILIIGLVTIFWYIKKKK, from the coding sequence ATGTCGATAAAAAATCGTATAAAATTATTACTTGCCACAGCACTATTATCTGTTGGTATACATACTCATGCAGTAGACGTTCCTGTCACTACAACTAGTAGTTCAACCATCGTTACTAATACACCACAACACACGAATCTAACAACTGATGAGTACATTTCTATGAGCGCTACTGATTTAGCTAAGCTAGTAAGAGAGAAAAAAGTCACAATCGAAGAATTAATTGATTTGGCTTTTCAAGTCAATGCAATAGAAAATCCGCGAACAAATGCATTGATTACAACAAGAAAAGAACTTGCTTTAAAAGAAGCAAGTGAGATGATCGATAATGGTCAACCATTTTTTGGTGTTCCAATTGTGATGAAAGGTTTAGGTCATAGCATCGTTGGAGGAAGTAACTCGAATGGGTTAGATTTTAACAAACATATCACAACAAAATTTAACGGACGAATTGCCAAGTCATTACAAGATTTAGGCTTTGTTATCATTGGTCAAAGTAACTACCCACAATTAGGATTGAAAAACGTGACTGATTCAACTCTTTATGGTCCCACTGGAAGTCCTTGGAATCCTAATTTTCAAGCCGGTGGGTCTTCTGGCGGCTCTGGTGCTGCCGTTGCATCTGGTGTTGTTCCTGTTGCATCTGGTAGTGATGCTGGTGGCTCTATCAGAATTCCAGCATCATGGAATGGTCTTGTCGGATTAAAACCCTCTAGAGGAATCATTTTGGGAAATGCTAAAACTGGACAAGTCGTCAATTTCCCACTTGCTAAAAATATGGAAGACACAACAGCTTTGTTTGAGAATCTATTAACATCTGATATTAATCCTACACCGGCTAATCTTACTGGAATAAAAGTAGGTTATACCACTACTTCACCTGTTGGAACACCTGTCAGTGATGACGCGAAACAAGCTGTTATGAACGCTGTTAACTTTTTAAATTCAAAAGGGTTTGTCACTGAAGAAATCACAGTACCTGTAGATGGGGTTAAACTAATGCATGGTTATTATGAAATAGCAACTGCTTCTGGTAGTTTAGCCAACTTTTTAGCCAAGCAAACATTAAAAAGAAGTTTACATATAGACGATGTTGATCCAGTTACTTGGGCTCTTTACCAAGCGAGTGAATTTGTTCATAAAGAAGACTTAGAAACAGTCAATGCTTATAACGATGAGGTTAAAGAAACAATGGAAGCTTTGTATAAAGACTATCCTTTAATATTAACACCAACTACAGCTTCAACTGCTCCAGGACTAGCTGAATCTTTACTAACACCAGAATACGCTGAACAAATCAAACATATTGATGAGTTAAAAACAAAAGATGAGCGAATGAAAGTTGTCTACGATCAATGGTTAAATTCATTGGCTTACACACCTTTTACTCAGTTAGCAAATTTAACTGGCCAACCTGCTATTAGTTTACCAACTTATGTCAGCAAAGATAACTTACCTTTAGGGATACAATTTAATGCTGCGACGAATCAAGATAGACTTTTACTAGAAATAGGAAAATTATTTGAAGAAAATAATCAATTTAAGCAACTACATACTAAAAAAGAAGTAGTCGTTCCTGAAACAAGCGATACCATGATGTCCTCTACTGAATCAACAACAGAAACTGATTCTAGTTCTTCTTTAAGTAGCGAAATGGAAACAAGTCAGACAAATGATACGATGAGTCAGTCTGAAAATGAATCGACACAAGAAACAACCAGCGTAACAGATACAATACCTTCAGAAAGTAGTACTGACTCTACAACTCAAACGATAAGTGACGAATCAAAGAATTCCACCACTAGTACTTCCGAGACAACAGATGCAACAATAAGCAGTACTCAACAAGAATCAAGCTCTACGTCATCATCTTCTACTCTAATAACTGAAGATGATAATATTTTAGTCACTCCTACTCCTGAAACAACTGATAGTAAAGAAATAAGTTCTAGTAAACAATCAAGTCAATCAGCTAGTTCAGAGACTAGTGAGACAAGTAGCCAGACAGACACTAAGTCTCAGAAAACAGTTTCTAAAAATAAAAAAGTAAACAATGATAATCAAGAACTAAACTCTTTATCTCGTCTTCCTAAAACAGGAGAGGTCATCCAAAAATATCTACCATTCATAGGAATTCTAATCATTGGTTTAGTAACTATTTTTTGGTATATAAAGAAGAAAAAATAA
- the ruvX gene encoding Holliday junction resolvase RuvX, translated as MRKMGLDVGSRTVGVAVSDLLGWTAQGLEIIKINEDEGEFGIERVAELVKQYEVEEFVVGLPKNMNNTIGPRAEAAMAYGDLLKETFNLPVVYQDERLSTVAAERMLVEQANTSRAKRKKVIDKLAAVMILQNYLDKKV; from the coding sequence ATGAGAAAAATGGGATTAGATGTAGGATCTAGAACTGTTGGTGTTGCCGTAAGTGACTTACTTGGTTGGACAGCCCAAGGGTTAGAAATTATAAAAATTAACGAAGATGAAGGCGAGTTTGGTATTGAACGTGTAGCAGAGTTAGTCAAACAATATGAAGTTGAAGAATTTGTTGTTGGATTACCTAAAAATATGAACAATACCATTGGTCCAAGAGCAGAAGCAGCAATGGCTTATGGTGATTTATTAAAAGAAACCTTTAATTTACCAGTCGTCTACCAAGACGAGCGATTGTCAACTGTCGCAGCTGAGAGAATGTTAGTTGAGCAAGCTAATACGTCTCGAGCTAAGCGAAAAAAAGTGATTGATAAATTAGCTGCTGTAATGATTCTTCAAAATTATTTGGATAAAAAGGTTTAA
- a CDS encoding (S)-acetoin forming diacetyl reductase has translation MSKVAIVTGAGQGIGFAIAKRLYNDGFKVGVIDYNKDIAQKAVEYLGENAFAATADVSDREQLASAIQAIVETFGDLHVMVNNAGIAPTTPIETITPELFKKVYDINVGGVLWGTQIATEMFRKFGHGGKVINATSQAGVVGNPNLMLYSSSKFAVRGMTQIAARDLAEEGITVNAYAPGIVKTPMMYDIAHQVGKNAGKDDEWGMQTFAKDIAMKRLSEPEEVASVVSFLAGPDSNYITGQTIIVDGGMQFH, from the coding sequence ATGAGTAAAGTCGCGATAGTTACAGGAGCAGGACAAGGAATTGGTTTTGCTATTGCAAAACGATTGTATAACGATGGTTTTAAAGTAGGAGTGATTGATTATAATAAGGACATCGCACAAAAAGCAGTTGAATACTTAGGAGAGAATGCTTTTGCTGCAACAGCTGATGTTTCTGATAGAGAGCAATTAGCTTCAGCTATTCAAGCGATAGTTGAAACATTTGGTGATTTGCATGTTATGGTAAACAATGCTGGGATTGCTCCAACAACACCAATCGAAACCATTACTCCAGAACTTTTCAAAAAAGTTTATGACATTAATGTTGGTGGAGTATTATGGGGAACTCAAATCGCAACAGAAATGTTCCGTAAATTTGGTCACGGTGGTAAAGTGATTAACGCAACATCTCAAGCTGGTGTTGTAGGAAACCCTAATTTAATGCTTTATAGTTCATCAAAATTTGCGGTTCGCGGAATGACTCAAATCGCGGCACGTGATTTAGCTGAAGAAGGAATCACAGTAAATGCTTATGCACCAGGGATTGTTAAAACTCCTATGATGTATGACATTGCTCATCAAGTTGGTAAAAATGCTGGAAAAGATGACGAATGGGGAATGCAAACTTTTGCAAAAGATATTGCAATGAAACGTTTATCTGAACCAGAAGAAGTAGCAAGTGTAGTATCATTCCTTGCAGGACCAGACTCAAACTACATTACTGGTCAAACAATTATCGTAGATGGTGGAATGCAATTCCATTAA
- a CDS encoding DUF1292 domain-containing protein — MTDKHVHTDDCNHDHEHEADDLITLIDDEGNEVLFRIHLTIDGKEQFGRDYVLLYDASTPEGEEVELLAYAYEQEDNEAEGRLMEIETEAEWDMIEEVFNAFEAEED, encoded by the coding sequence ATGACAGATAAACATGTACACACAGATGACTGCAACCACGATCATGAACATGAGGCAGATGATTTAATTACGTTAATTGATGATGAAGGAAATGAAGTATTATTTCGTATTCACTTAACAATTGATGGTAAAGAACAATTCGGTAGAGATTATGTATTATTATATGATGCAAGTACACCAGAAGGTGAAGAAGTTGAATTATTAGCCTATGCTTATGAGCAAGAAGATAACGAAGCAGAAGGTCGTTTAATGGAAATTGAAACAGAAGCTGAATGGGATATGATTGAAGAAGTTTTCAATGCATTCGAAGCAGAAGAAGACTAA
- a CDS encoding RrF2 family transcriptional regulator translates to MKLTNATEQALAIMALLSTQEKDVPVSSIAIYQKLSVSSSYIRKLLRKLVVSNIIEGVSGNNGGFYIKKDLSDITLLHIVEAIEEPFHSFPKVGVLERAFSDFTKIAQTGDEQIAECFSRADKKWNKELERITVEDILSDVFREYGEIPHRNWNDFIEDERSIQC, encoded by the coding sequence TTGAAGTTAACCAATGCAACGGAACAAGCGTTGGCAATCATGGCATTATTATCGACACAGGAAAAAGACGTACCTGTGTCATCAATCGCAATTTATCAAAAACTGTCTGTTTCTTCTTCTTATATTAGAAAGTTACTAAGAAAGTTAGTGGTTTCAAATATTATTGAAGGAGTATCTGGAAACAATGGTGGATTTTACATTAAAAAAGATTTATCTGATATTACGCTATTACACATTGTTGAAGCAATAGAAGAGCCGTTTCACTCATTCCCAAAAGTGGGTGTTTTAGAGAGAGCTTTTAGTGATTTTACTAAAATTGCTCAAACAGGTGATGAACAAATTGCCGAGTGCTTTTCGCGAGCGGATAAAAAATGGAATAAAGAATTAGAAAGAATCACAGTAGAAGATATATTATCTGATGTCTTTCGTGAGTATGGTGAAATACCACATAGAAATTGGAATGATTTTATAGAGGATGAGAGGTCAATTCAATGTTAA
- the pepA gene encoding glutamyl aminopeptidase, with protein sequence MDDKLFNRIKTLTEIQSVSGLEDNMRRIMAKEMAPFVDKIEYDGLGGVFGIRKNKSNEAPRIMLASHMDEVGFMVSQILENGLFRVVPLGGWNPYTVSAQRFTLQTKKGDYPIISTSVPPHLLRGASKKQGIDVADILFDAGFVSKEEAEEFGVRPGDGIVPQSETVKTANGKRIISKAWDNRYGCTLVLDVLEELYGQELPNTLIAGANVQEEVGLRGAKVSTHKFKPDLFFAVDCSPADDMSGKKDANGQLDEGFLLRIFDPGMIMLGRMREYILELAEDNNIPYQYFVSKGGTDAGAAHLANDGVPSAVIGVPGRYIHTHQTMFSIKDYEAAREMVLKLITTLDKTEVDTIIYGK encoded by the coding sequence ATGGATGATAAATTATTTAATCGTATAAAAACATTAACTGAAATTCAAAGTGTCAGTGGTCTTGAAGATAACATGCGACGTATTATGGCTAAAGAGATGGCACCTTTTGTTGATAAAATAGAATATGATGGATTAGGTGGTGTGTTTGGTATTCGTAAAAACAAATCAAACGAGGCACCACGTATCATGTTAGCATCTCACATGGATGAAGTTGGTTTTATGGTGAGTCAAATTTTAGAAAATGGGTTATTTAGAGTAGTCCCATTAGGTGGATGGAATCCTTACACCGTATCGGCTCAACGTTTTACTTTACAAACAAAAAAAGGTGACTATCCAATTATTTCAACATCAGTTCCACCTCATTTATTAAGAGGGGCAAGTAAGAAACAGGGAATAGATGTTGCGGATATTTTATTCGATGCTGGATTTGTATCAAAAGAAGAAGCAGAAGAGTTTGGTGTTCGCCCTGGCGATGGCATTGTTCCTCAATCTGAAACAGTAAAAACGGCAAATGGTAAACGAATTATTTCAAAAGCGTGGGATAATCGCTATGGTTGTACCCTTGTTTTAGATGTGTTAGAAGAATTATATGGACAAGAATTACCAAATACCTTAATTGCAGGAGCAAACGTACAAGAAGAAGTTGGGTTACGTGGAGCAAAAGTATCGACTCACAAATTTAAACCTGATTTATTCTTTGCAGTGGACTGTTCACCAGCCGATGATATGTCAGGTAAAAAAGACGCTAATGGTCAATTAGACGAAGGATTCTTATTAAGAATTTTTGATCCAGGAATGATTATGTTAGGTCGCATGCGTGAATATATCCTTGAGTTAGCAGAAGATAATAACATTCCCTATCAATACTTTGTTTCAAAAGGTGGAACAGATGCAGGTGCAGCACACTTAGCAAACGATGGTGTTCCAAGTGCGGTAATTGGTGTGCCAGGTCGTTATATCCATACTCATCAAACCATGTTTAGTATTAAAGATTATGAAGCTGCAAGAGAAATGGTCTTGAAATTAATCACAACATTAGATAAAACAGAAGTTGATACAATAATATACGGAAAGTAG
- a CDS encoding IreB family regulatory phosphoprotein → MSFIDETVQFDFGDANKREVSETLAIVYMALKEKGYNPINQIVGYLLSGDPAYIPRYQDARNLIRRHERDEIMEELVKNYLVHNGIDLL, encoded by the coding sequence ATGAGTTTTATTGATGAAACAGTCCAATTTGATTTTGGGGATGCCAATAAACGTGAAGTAAGTGAAACATTAGCGATTGTTTATATGGCGTTAAAAGAAAAAGGCTATAATCCTATTAATCAAATTGTTGGTTACTTATTATCAGGAGACCCAGCCTATATTCCACGTTATCAAGATGCTCGTAATTTAATTCGTCGTCATGAGAGAGACGAAATTATGGAAGAATTGGTAAAAAACTATTTAGTGCATAATGGTATCGATCTATTATGA